In Campylobacter showae, the genomic stretch GGACTACAAAGACGGCAGCAAGACCGAAAACACCCGCGTTAGCTACCCGATCTATCACATCGATAACTACGAGCCAAGCTCTGCGGGCGGCCATCCGAAAAACATCATCTTCCTAACCGCCGACGCGTTCGGCGTTTTGCCTCCGGTCGCAAAGCTTACTAAAGAGCAGGCTATGTATTATTTCCTAAGTGGCTATACGGCCAAAGTCGCAGGCACCGAGCGCGGTATCACCGAGCCCGTGGCGACATTTAGCGCGTGCTTTGGCGAGCCGTTTATGCCGCTACACCCGACCGTTTACGCTAAGCTGCTGGGCGAAAAGATCGATAAACATAACGTCAGCGTCTATCTGGTAAACACAGGCTGGAGCGGCGGCGCGTACGGCGTGGGCAAGCGAATGAGCATCAAAGCCACTCGCGCATGCATAAACGCGATCCTTGACGGCAGCATCAAAAAGTGCGAATTTGAAAATTTCGAAAAATTTAACCTCGCGATCCCAAAAGAGCTCGCAGGCGTCGAGACAAAGCTGCTAAATCCTATCAACACGTGGGAAAATAAGAGCGAATATGTCGCTACTCGCGATAAGCTAGCGAGCATGTTTGAGGCGAATTTCAAACGCTACGAGGACGTAAAAGAGGGCGTAGAATACGCAAAAGCCGGCCCTAAGGCTTAAATTTAAAGGGCGCTGGTTGAAAATTTACTTTGTAAAACGCGGGCTTAAATTCGGCCTTTTAGCCTGCGCCTTTTTTCTCTCGGGTTGCGATATCTTTGGCGGGCAGAGTCAAAGCTCCGCGCTAAAGTCCGCCAAGCAGCCCGAGTTTTCTTTTGTTCCTGACTCCGATGCAGTCGCGTATCTAAACGAGTACCGCCGCGGCTCCGGACTCTCCTCCCTAAAACCAAATCAAATTTTAAGCCAGGCGGCTAAAAATCACGCCGAATACAGTGCCCAAAACGAATATATGGGGCACGACGAGGCGGCCGGCCGGACGAAATTTAGCGGCGCGACTCCGGCCGATAGAGCCCTGGCCGTAGGCTACAAATCAACTCTAGTGCTTGAAAATATCGCCTATAAAAGTGACTTTAAAGAGGCGGTGGACGGGCTGTTTGCGGCGATCTATCACCGCTTTGCGTTTTTAAATTTGAGCGTCGATGAGGTCGGCTACGCGCTCGCGTCCAAGGACAAATTTAACGCCTTCGTCTTTGAGATGGGCAACTCGCGGCTTAACGCCTTTTGCACTAGGGGTGCGAGCGATACGGGCGCAGGGCGGTTTTATACCAACGTCTGTGCCGATAAAAATCTAAAAATCAAAGACTCCAAATTTGACAACTTCACGGGCTCGATGAAGTCCTACGTCAAATTTCCGGACGCCACCGCGGTAACGCCTTATTTTAGCGGCGAGATCCCGGATCCTTTCCCTGAGTGCAAGATCACGGCAAATCCCGTCAGTATCGAGTTTAACGCAAACACTGGCGAGGTCAAATTTAAAGATTTCGAGATATTTAAAGACGGCCGAAAGATCCAAAATTTGCACGTCATCACGAGCGCCAACGACATAAACTCCAAATTTTCGTCCAAGCAGTTTGCCGCTTTTTCGCGAGAGGTTTTTGACTTTGGCGCGCAGTATGAGGCGGTTTTTAGCTATGAGCAAGCAGGTGCGCGAAATCAAAGCGCGCAAAATGCGGGCTCGCAGGTAAAGCAGATAAAATGGATCTTTAAAACCAAAACTCCGCAAAATCCGTATTTTGACGCGCGTGACGGCGACGTGCTGGGCGTGGATGCGGACAAGACCTACGAGATATTTTTCCGCCCCAAAGACTGCAACGACCTCATGACGCGCTACTCTTACAAGGCTTCGGGCTTTATGACGCCTGCGGTCGCGCAAAGTGGCACGAACACGCTAAGCGTGAAGCTAAAAGGCATGGCTGGCGATACGCTAAGCATCGTCGCGGGCGGCATGAGCGTCAAGGTGCGGCTCAAAACCAGCTCGCCTGAAGCCGTGCGCGAGAGGAGGGCGTTTTACGTCAAGGCTGGGCTGATGATCGCCGGCGTGATCGTGATTTTTGCGCTAATCGGCAGAAAGATGAGGCGGTAAATTTAAGCCGCACTGTTTTTCGGATCGGGCCTTCAAATTTGAGCTTTGGGCGGCAAATTTTGCTTTGTAAATTTAACGGCACAAGAGGCAAAAGAAATTTATCTGCAAATTTGACGACTGCCCTCCCACAGACATTGCTTTTATTAAATCTGATAATGCTTGAGGCACGATAATTTAGCTTTTTCTAAATGGTGCGTTTTGTTTGAGTTTTTGCCGCCTGCCGCTCGTCTAAAGCTTATAGCTACATACGGTTGTGCTTGCGTCATTAAATTTGACGACTCGTTTTCCTGCAAGGTCGTAAAGCGTATATTTTAAATTTCGTCCCCGTTTATCTCATCCGCAAGCTTTGAAATTTTATCCTGAACAGCCTCAGGAGCGTAGATGTCCATCCACTCTATCCCGTTTGACGCGCTAAAAAGCACGGCGATCCGCCCCTCGCTCATCGCACGCTTGGCAAGCTTGGTCGCCGCGGGGCTGTTACCCATATTTGGCGTTTCGTCTATGCTTATCTCGGTGCAGCGGCGTAAAATAGGCGCCGGATCAAACTCGCCCTCAAGCAAAACGACGACTGAGCCGCGCCTAAAGCTGCAGGCGTTCCAAAAAATCTCGGCACCGTTTACGCATTCGCGCGCTAGATCGAGGCGAAATTTGCTCCGCTCGCGCACGATAAAACTAAACTCGCTTAAGTTTAGCGGGTGCTCAACGCTACCGAATGCCCCCACGATACTATCTTTGCGCCCGTTATAGACGTAGGCGGCGAGCACGTTTTGCAGTAGCGGCACGATGATCTGCTCGTGCGCACTCGTACGATCGTCATCTCTGGCGCGCTCTCCGATCTTTACGAAAAACGGCTTGAAATACTCCATAAATGCTCCTTAAACTTAAATTTCATCCAAAACGCGCTAAACGCCTCGCCGTACTTTCGAGTAAAAAACCTATCGACTTTACTCATTAGCCAAAACCGCATCAAAAAGATCGCTTGGTAGCCTATCGCTCTCTAGCCGAAAACCTTTCTTAAATGCGCTTCGTAATCCCTCGTAAAACGCTCAATGTCGGGATTTTTAACGACGTCGTTGCAGATAAATGTAGGCAGCCTTTTCGTGCCTAAAAACTCGTTGGCTTTATGAAAATGTAAATAAACGCCGTCCACGCCCACGCCCTCGAAAAAATCTCCGGGCCTGTCAAACGCCTGAA encodes the following:
- a CDS encoding CAP domain-containing protein, with the translated sequence MKIYFVKRGLKFGLLACAFFLSGCDIFGGQSQSSALKSAKQPEFSFVPDSDAVAYLNEYRRGSGLSSLKPNQILSQAAKNHAEYSAQNEYMGHDEAAGRTKFSGATPADRALAVGYKSTLVLENIAYKSDFKEAVDGLFAAIYHRFAFLNLSVDEVGYALASKDKFNAFVFEMGNSRLNAFCTRGASDTGAGRFYTNVCADKNLKIKDSKFDNFTGSMKSYVKFPDATAVTPYFSGEIPDPFPECKITANPVSIEFNANTGEVKFKDFEIFKDGRKIQNLHVITSANDINSKFSSKQFAAFSREVFDFGAQYEAVFSYEQAGARNQSAQNAGSQVKQIKWIFKTKTPQNPYFDARDGDVLGVDADKTYEIFFRPKDCNDLMTRYSYKASGFMTPAVAQSGTNTLSVKLKGMAGDTLSIVAGGMSVKVRLKTSSPEAVRERRAFYVKAGLMIAGVIVIFALIGRKMRR